From one Flavobacterium sp. N502536 genomic stretch:
- a CDS encoding translocation/assembly module TamB domain-containing protein — protein sequence MLALAIILALPVVQTKIANYVTESLNTDFKTDISVEKVAINIFGGVKLKKVLIRDHHKKTLIYSDIITTDILSIKRLLDGDLLFGDLRLTGMIFNLKTYKNEDENNINKFIKLFETGKKTPKSDKHFLMTAKNAYISKGAFSVVDENKTTPRFLDFKKLNAYISEFKLYGPDVSTNIHRFSFLDHRGLYVSNFAGKFSYTKKQIKVENLAIKTKRSSLYGKAILNYKIEDFLHFTDKVKFDVALDSASIASNDIRYFYDGLGKNQHFKIKTKIKGTLNDLNLRRLRLSDTNGSKIFGTINFKNLLGSKTQKFSMDGKFEKLVSSYDNLVVLLPSILGKKLPKELQKIGRFNIVGKAKVSTTALETDFKMITDLGNGQVDLHMNNIDFIDKASYSGNIILDNFNIGAVLDRKDIGRTTLNVDVDGKGFTEKYLNTIVKGDITKLDYNKYTYNNIVVNGNFKLPYYKGQVSINDPNLNLMFDGMVDLSKRENRYDFHINVDNADLRKLKFVDDSISQFRGDVVVEMTGNSIENLQGAISIKDAVYQNPKDTYIFDEISVNSNFDADKLRTITISSNDVVNGEIVGKFQFAQLDKLVMNSVGSLYTNYKPYKVKKGQFLRFNFHVYDKIVEMLYPDIKIDSSTVVRGKIDSDLQEFKFKFNSEKITAAKNTFDNIRISIDNKNTLYNAYVELDSIKTPYYKIRDFNLINVTAKDTLFVRSEFKGGDKGEDYYNLDLYHTIDKNKNNIVGIKKSEMKFKDYLWYLNEDAEKDNQIIFDQYFKNFSIENIVLSHENQKIDLNGVIKGKDYKDLVLNFEDVDINKITPFNSKFVFNGNLNGNVNYKQNKDVYQPTASIVIDHLNLNKTDLGTLNFDISGDESFKKFTINSTIQNGFTESFKAEGTFAVENKETMLDLSLKLEGFNLATLGAVGGDVLSNVRGSVSGNAAVVGNLKKPEINGRLYVEKAGMTIPYLNTDYELSDRTVIDLTDEKFLFRNNQLTDTKYGTKGLLNGSIEHHNFGDWKLDLTITSKRLVALDTKDSEDAAYFGTAFINGTASIKGPTESLFIKVDAKSEKGTQVKIPINNAQSVGESSWIHFVTPQEKYNLANGILEKTKNYNGLELEFDFDITPDAEVEVILDRNSGHGMKGKGYGSLLFKINTLGKFNMWGDFQAYEGTYNFKYGGLIDKKFSVKKGGSIIWEGNPMKAQLNLEAVYKTTANPAVLLDNTSSFNKKVPVEVVIGLRGDLASPEPNFDIQFPSVSNVLKSEIQYKLDDKDIRQTQALYLLSTGSFMSTDGFSQGDLSGTLTETASSLLGGIIKSDNDKVNIDLNYISADKRLGQEADGQFVANISSQINERITINGKLGVPVGGVNESAIVGDIEILYRVNEDGSMNLRLFNKENDINYIGQGIGYTQGVGISYEVDFDTFSELVNKLFKNHKLERAIKNSSNDLQDSNLNPDFVNFSNKKKEDKNKKKDKKEEKKEEERKVPPPINNEGLIPDNDF from the coding sequence TTGTTAGCACTTGCTATCATTCTGGCTTTGCCTGTTGTTCAGACAAAAATTGCAAACTATGTTACAGAATCTCTAAACACTGACTTTAAGACAGATATTAGTGTAGAAAAAGTAGCCATAAACATTTTTGGAGGTGTAAAACTCAAGAAGGTCCTGATTCGGGACCATCATAAGAAGACTTTAATCTATTCTGATATAATTACCACTGATATTCTTAGTATTAAAAGATTATTAGATGGTGATTTGCTTTTTGGAGATCTTCGGCTGACGGGTATGATTTTTAATCTGAAAACGTATAAAAACGAAGACGAGAATAACATCAACAAGTTTATTAAGTTGTTTGAAACGGGAAAAAAAACGCCCAAATCAGACAAGCATTTTTTGATGACAGCCAAAAACGCTTACATTTCAAAAGGAGCTTTTTCTGTCGTTGATGAGAATAAAACTACACCACGATTTCTTGATTTTAAAAAGTTAAACGCTTATATAAGCGAATTTAAGTTATACGGACCGGATGTGAGCACCAACATTCATCGGTTTTCCTTTTTGGATCATCGCGGTTTGTATGTTTCCAATTTTGCGGGGAAATTCAGTTATACCAAAAAGCAGATCAAGGTTGAAAATTTAGCAATAAAAACGAAAAGATCTTCTCTTTACGGAAAAGCGATTTTAAATTATAAAATAGAGGATTTCCTCCATTTTACCGATAAAGTAAAATTTGATGTAGCACTAGATTCCGCTTCTATTGCTTCAAATGATATTCGTTATTTTTATGACGGATTGGGTAAAAATCAGCATTTTAAAATTAAGACAAAAATAAAAGGAACACTGAATGACCTGAATTTAAGACGTCTTAGATTGAGTGATACCAATGGTTCGAAGATCTTCGGAACCATTAATTTCAAAAATCTTTTAGGAAGCAAAACTCAGAAGTTTTCTATGGACGGTAAGTTCGAAAAACTGGTTTCGAGTTACGATAATCTGGTGGTTTTACTGCCGAGTATTTTAGGTAAAAAACTGCCGAAAGAATTACAGAAGATTGGCAGATTCAATATTGTTGGAAAGGCAAAAGTCTCGACCACGGCTTTAGAAACCGATTTTAAGATGATTACCGATTTGGGTAACGGGCAGGTCGATTTGCATATGAACAATATCGATTTTATTGATAAAGCCTCCTATTCCGGAAATATCATTCTGGACAATTTTAACATTGGCGCAGTGCTTGATCGCAAGGATATTGGCAGAACGACTTTGAATGTAGATGTAGACGGAAAAGGTTTTACAGAAAAATACCTCAATACGATTGTCAAAGGGGATATCACCAAATTAGATTACAATAAATACACCTATAATAATATTGTGGTTAACGGGAATTTTAAATTGCCGTATTATAAAGGACAGGTTTCTATAAATGACCCCAATTTGAATTTGATGTTTGACGGTATGGTCGATTTGAGTAAACGTGAAAACCGTTATGATTTTCATATTAACGTAGACAATGCCGACTTGCGAAAACTTAAATTTGTCGACGATTCTATTTCACAATTCAGAGGTGATGTTGTCGTAGAAATGACCGGAAATTCGATAGAGAATTTACAGGGAGCGATCTCCATCAAAGATGCGGTTTATCAAAATCCTAAAGACACTTATATTTTCGACGAGATTTCGGTTAACTCCAATTTTGATGCAGACAAACTGCGCACCATAACCATTAGTTCTAATGATGTGGTAAACGGAGAAATAGTAGGTAAGTTTCAGTTTGCACAATTGGACAAGCTAGTGATGAATTCGGTAGGAAGTTTGTATACCAATTATAAACCGTACAAAGTCAAGAAAGGGCAGTTTTTGCGCTTCAACTTTCATGTGTATGACAAGATCGTCGAAATGTTGTATCCCGATATCAAGATTGACTCCAGTACTGTGGTTAGAGGGAAAATTGACTCGGATTTGCAAGAATTTAAATTCAAATTTAATTCTGAAAAAATCACTGCTGCGAAAAATACCTTTGACAATATCCGAATTAGCATCGACAATAAAAACACGCTGTACAATGCTTATGTGGAGTTAGACAGTATTAAAACACCTTATTATAAGATACGCGATTTCAACCTGATTAACGTTACGGCTAAAGACACCCTGTTTGTAAGATCTGAATTTAAAGGTGGGGATAAGGGAGAGGATTATTACAATCTGGATCTTTATCATACCATCGATAAAAACAAAAACAATATCGTCGGGATTAAGAAATCGGAAATGAAATTTAAAGACTATTTATGGTATTTAAATGAAGATGCGGAAAAAGACAATCAGATTATCTTTGATCAGTATTTTAAAAACTTTAGCATTGAGAACATTGTATTGTCGCATGAGAATCAGAAAATTGATTTAAATGGTGTTATAAAAGGCAAGGACTATAAAGATCTGGTGCTGAATTTTGAAGATGTTGATATTAATAAGATTACGCCATTCAATTCTAAGTTTGTCTTTAATGGTAACCTGAACGGAAATGTAAATTACAAACAAAATAAAGACGTCTATCAGCCCACAGCATCGATTGTGATTGATCATCTCAACCTGAATAAAACAGATTTAGGAACGCTTAATTTTGATATTTCCGGAGATGAAAGCTTTAAGAAATTTACCATAAACTCGACTATCCAAAACGGCTTTACGGAGTCTTTTAAAGCAGAAGGAACTTTTGCGGTAGAGAACAAAGAGACGATGTTGGATTTGAGTTTGAAACTCGAAGGGTTTAATCTGGCTACTTTAGGAGCCGTTGGAGGAGATGTCTTATCCAATGTTCGCGGATCGGTTTCAGGAAATGCCGCTGTGGTTGGAAATTTAAAAAAACCTGAAATTAACGGACGTTTGTATGTCGAGAAAGCGGGAATGACTATTCCGTATCTAAATACCGATTACGAGTTAAGTGATCGTACCGTAATTGACTTAACTGATGAGAAATTCCTTTTCAGAAACAATCAACTGACGGATACGAAGTACGGAACTAAAGGTTTGCTCAATGGAAGTATCGAACATCATAACTTTGGCGATTGGAAGCTCGATTTAACGATTACTTCTAAACGCTTGGTGGCACTGGATACCAAAGACAGTGAAGATGCGGCCTATTTTGGTACGGCATTTATAAATGGTACCGCAAGTATTAAAGGACCAACAGAAAGCCTGTTTATAAAGGTAGACGCAAAATCAGAAAAAGGAACTCAGGTTAAGATTCCGATAAACAATGCGCAAAGTGTTGGGGAAAGCAGCTGGATTCATTTTGTTACTCCTCAGGAAAAATATAACCTGGCAAATGGAATCCTCGAAAAGACCAAAAACTATAACGGATTGGAGCTGGAGTTTGATTTTGATATTACGCCTGATGCCGAAGTAGAAGTAATTCTGGATAGAAATTCCGGACACGGGATGAAAGGAAAAGGATACGGTTCGTTATTGTTTAAAATTAACACACTGGGTAAATTTAATATGTGGGGGGATTTCCAGGCCTATGAAGGAACTTACAATTTTAAATACGGTGGTTTAATTGATAAAAAATTCTCGGTTAAGAAAGGTGGGTCTATCATTTGGGAAGGAAACCCTATGAAAGCACAGCTGAATTTGGAAGCCGTTTATAAAACAACTGCAAATCCGGCTGTATTGTTAGACAATACCTCTTCATTTAATAAAAAAGTACCGGTAGAAGTGGTAATTGGATTGCGTGGAGATTTAGCCAGTCCGGAGCCTAATTTTGATATACAGTTCCCATCTGTCAGTAACGTACTTAAATCGGAGATCCAATATAAGTTAGATGACAAAGACATTCGTCAAACACAGGCCTTGTATTTGTTATCGACAGGTTCGTTTATGAGTACTGATGGATTTAGCCAGGGCGATTTGTCGGGAACATTAACCGAAACCGCTTCGAGTTTACTGGGAGGGATTATCAAATCGGATAACGATAAGGTGAATATCGATTTAAATTATATCTCGGCAGACAAAAGATTGGGTCAGGAAGCTGACGGGCAGTTTGTGGCAAACATCTCTTCGCAGATCAATGAAAGAATCACAATCAATGGAAAACTCGGAGTTCCTGTGGGTGGGGTTAATGAGTCTGCTATCGTAGGAGATATTGAGATACTGTACAGGGTAAATGAGGACGGATCCATGAATCTTCGTTTGTTCAATAAAGAAAATGATATTAATTATATCGGACAGGGAATTGGGTATACGCAGGGAGTGGGTATCTCGTATGAAGTCGACTTTGATACTTTTAGCGAATTGGTCAATAAACTGTTTAAAAACCACAAATTGGAAAGAGCGATAAAAAACTCTTCGAATGATTTACAGGATTCCAATCTAAATCCGGATTTTGTGAACTTCTCCAATAAAAAGAAGGAAGACAAGA
- the tsaD gene encoding tRNA (adenosine(37)-N6)-threonylcarbamoyltransferase complex transferase subunit TsaD, which yields MQNSEVFILAIESSCDDTAAAVLHNDKVLSNVVANQLIHNQYGGVVPELASRAHQQNIVPVIDAALRKANVQKDQLTAIAFTQGPGLMGSLLVGSSFSKSLSLALKIPLIAVNHMHAHILAHFIDEEGFDKPEFPFLALTISGGHTQIVKVNGFFDMEIIGETTDDAVGEAFDKSAKILGLPYPGGPLIDKYAKLGNPKAFAFTKPKVPGLDFSFSGLKTAILYFIQKKKLENPNFIEENLNDICASIQHTIIEILMDKLKLAVKETGITQIAIGGGVSANSGIRTRLKESEGKYGWKTFIPKFEYTTDNAAMIGIVGYQKYLSSRFETSAVVSKARIQF from the coding sequence ATGCAAAATTCAGAGGTTTTTATTCTTGCCATCGAAAGTTCATGCGATGATACTGCTGCCGCGGTTCTACATAACGACAAAGTACTCTCAAATGTTGTGGCCAATCAGTTAATTCACAATCAATATGGAGGTGTGGTTCCTGAATTAGCTTCAAGAGCGCACCAGCAAAATATTGTTCCGGTAATTGATGCCGCACTTCGCAAGGCAAATGTACAAAAAGATCAATTAACAGCGATTGCTTTTACACAGGGTCCGGGCCTAATGGGGTCATTATTAGTGGGCAGTTCTTTTAGTAAATCGTTATCCTTAGCTTTAAAAATTCCGCTAATTGCTGTAAATCACATGCATGCGCATATTCTGGCTCATTTTATAGACGAAGAAGGTTTTGATAAACCGGAGTTTCCTTTTCTGGCGCTGACTATTAGCGGAGGACATACTCAAATTGTTAAGGTAAATGGCTTTTTTGATATGGAAATTATCGGAGAAACTACTGATGATGCTGTGGGTGAAGCTTTTGACAAAAGTGCCAAGATTCTCGGACTCCCTTATCCGGGCGGACCGCTTATCGATAAATATGCAAAATTAGGAAACCCAAAAGCTTTTGCGTTTACCAAACCTAAAGTTCCTGGACTTGATTTTAGTTTCTCAGGACTAAAAACGGCCATTTTATATTTCATTCAAAAGAAGAAATTGGAGAATCCGAATTTTATTGAAGAAAACCTCAATGACATTTGCGCTTCTATTCAACATACGATTATCGAAATTTTGATGGATAAGTTGAAATTAGCGGTAAAAGAAACCGGAATCACACAAATCGCAATTGGCGGAGGAGTTTCGGCCAATTCAGGCATCAGAACCCGATTGAAAGAAAGTGAAGGCAAATACGGCTGGAAAACTTTCATTCCAAAATTTGAATACACTACCGACAATGCTGCAATGATAGGAATTGTAGGGTATCAAAAATATTTATCAAGTCGTTTTGAAACTTCAGCAGTAGTTTCGAAAGCGCGAATCCAATTTTAA
- a CDS encoding 16S rRNA (uracil(1498)-N(3))-methyltransferase — translation MQLFYNPDIDETTERFSFDKEESRHIIKVLRKKDSDILHVTNGLGLLFETEITLASDSKCIVEVLSITKSPAPKFKLHLAVAPTKMNDRFEWFLEKATEIGIQEITPVFCDRSERKVINPERFEKIILSAMKQSNETFLPKLNEAISFKEFIKQKNEGLQLIAHCEETDKKSLKEVLKPNENVTLLIGPEGDFSEKEIALALEHNFVPVTLGNTRLRTETAAIVACHSVVFFNEV, via the coding sequence ATGCAATTATTTTACAACCCAGATATTGATGAAACTACAGAACGTTTTTCTTTTGATAAAGAAGAAAGCCGTCATATTATAAAGGTTTTACGCAAAAAAGATTCTGACATCCTACACGTAACAAATGGCTTAGGCTTATTGTTTGAAACAGAGATTACTTTAGCCTCCGACAGTAAATGCATTGTAGAGGTGCTTTCGATCACAAAATCACCGGCTCCAAAGTTTAAACTGCATCTGGCGGTTGCTCCAACCAAAATGAATGATCGTTTTGAATGGTTTTTGGAAAAAGCGACAGAAATAGGAATCCAGGAGATCACACCTGTTTTTTGCGATCGTTCGGAACGAAAAGTAATCAATCCGGAACGTTTTGAAAAAATTATCTTATCGGCAATGAAACAATCCAATGAGACCTTTTTACCAAAACTGAACGAGGCAATTTCGTTTAAGGAATTCATCAAACAAAAAAACGAAGGCTTACAATTGATCGCACATTGTGAAGAAACGGATAAAAAATCGTTGAAAGAAGTTTTAAAACCGAATGAGAATGTTACCCTGCTCATTGGTCCTGAAGGTGATTTTTCTGAAAAAGAAATTGCACTCGCTTTAGAACATAACTTTGTGCCGGTTACTTTAGGAAATACCCGATTGCGTACCGAGACGGCTGCCATTGTAGCTTGTCATAGTGTTGTTTTTTTTAATGAAGTTTAA
- a CDS encoding DUF4159 domain-containing protein yields the protein MKKIFLLLLLVSVSSFSQEIALLKYSGGGDWYANPTSLPNLIKFCNANINTRIKAKPSTVEPSNPDLLSYPFVHMTGHGNVVFSDADVSNLRNYLNGGGFLHIDDNYGMDQYIRKEIKKIFPNNNLIEIPANHPIFQKPYPFPNGLPKIHEHDGTRAQAFGIFVENKLVLLYTYECDLGDGWEDPEVHNDPAAVRDKALKMGANIINYIFTN from the coding sequence ATGAAAAAAATATTTCTCTTATTACTATTGGTTTCCGTTTCTTCCTTTTCACAGGAAATTGCGTTGCTAAAATACAGCGGTGGTGGTGATTGGTATGCAAATCCGACCTCATTACCCAATTTAATAAAGTTTTGCAATGCGAATATAAACACCCGAATAAAAGCAAAACCGTCAACAGTGGAGCCTAGCAATCCGGATCTGCTCTCCTATCCGTTTGTTCACATGACGGGACATGGAAATGTTGTTTTTAGTGATGCCGATGTGAGTAATCTTAGAAATTATTTAAATGGCGGCGGTTTTCTTCATATTGATGATAATTACGGAATGGATCAATACATTCGAAAAGAGATCAAAAAAATATTTCCAAATAATAATTTAATCGAAATTCCGGCAAACCATCCCATATTTCAAAAACCGTATCCCTTTCCAAATGGTTTACCCAAAATTCACGAACACGACGGAACACGTGCGCAGGCCTTTGGTATTTTTGTAGAAAACAAACTCGTATTACTCTATACTTACGAATGTGACTTAGGAGATGGCTGGGAAGATCCTGAAGTACATAATGACCCTGCCGCGGTTAGAGATAAAGCTCTAAAAATGGGTGCCAACATTATCAATTATATTTTTACCAATTAA
- a CDS encoding TrmH family RNA methyltransferase: MQLTHEENQFERKTFPITLVCDHIYFQQNIGSLFRISEAFGVENIIFLGKDIPLTPRKINKTSRSTHLHVAHTIIEETADLADYLLQNNFEIIALEIASNSKLLREVLIPENQKIALLIGSEINGISEDLLKISNQIVHINMFGKNSSMNVVQAASIALYEITSF, encoded by the coding sequence GTGCAACTTACTCACGAAGAAAATCAATTTGAAAGAAAAACATTTCCGATTACATTAGTTTGTGATCACATTTATTTTCAGCAAAATATCGGTTCTCTTTTTAGAATCAGTGAGGCATTTGGTGTCGAGAATATCATTTTTTTAGGAAAAGATATTCCGTTAACTCCCCGAAAAATCAACAAAACTTCACGAAGCACTCATCTTCATGTAGCCCATACCATAATTGAAGAAACAGCCGATCTTGCTGATTACCTGCTTCAAAATAATTTTGAAATTATTGCTTTAGAAATCGCAAGCAATAGCAAACTTCTAAGAGAAGTTCTTATTCCTGAAAATCAAAAAATTGCACTTTTAATTGGAAGTGAAATTAATGGAATCTCTGAGGATCTTTTAAAAATTTCAAACCAAATTGTCCACATCAATATGTTTGGAAAGAACAGCAGTATGAATGTTGTGCAAGCGGCGAGTATTGCACTTTATGAGATTACTTCTTTTTAA
- a CDS encoding zinc metalloprotease, giving the protein MKKIIITAFTALVLFSCQNDQSESTDSKIDAIAHRGCASQEVLEAQLKADPTLAIRMNEINAFTENAILTKRLVNGKIEIPVVVNVLYRTAAENISNAQIQTQIDVLNKDFNALNSDYNSVPALFSGVKANVGITFVLDQVIRKSTTKTSWGTSDAMKKTAQGGLAPTSPTTKLNMWSCTIGGGILGYAQFPGGAAATDGVVVDPKYFGLSGAANAPFNLGRTATHEVGHWMNLRHIWGDATCGSDLVSDTPTHNTANYGVPAYPHYSTCSGTPVEMTMNYMDYVDDNAMYMFSQGQKSRMAAIFVTGGARASFGI; this is encoded by the coding sequence ATGAAAAAAATCATTATTACTGCATTCACAGCATTAGTGCTGTTTTCTTGTCAAAACGACCAATCTGAATCTACTGATTCAAAAATTGATGCTATTGCACATCGCGGATGCGCAAGCCAGGAAGTTTTAGAGGCTCAACTGAAAGCTGATCCTACTTTAGCAATCAGAATGAACGAAATCAATGCCTTTACCGAAAATGCCATCTTGACAAAACGTCTTGTAAACGGTAAAATTGAAATTCCTGTGGTAGTGAACGTTCTTTACAGAACTGCAGCAGAAAACATTTCTAATGCACAAATTCAAACTCAAATTGACGTCTTAAACAAAGATTTCAATGCATTAAACTCAGATTACAATAGCGTACCAGCGCTTTTTTCAGGTGTAAAAGCCAATGTTGGAATTACTTTCGTTTTAGATCAGGTAATTAGAAAATCGACTACAAAAACTTCATGGGGAACAAGTGACGCCATGAAAAAAACAGCTCAGGGTGGTCTTGCACCAACTTCTCCAACAACAAAATTAAACATGTGGTCTTGCACCATTGGAGGAGGTATTTTAGGTTATGCACAATTTCCTGGAGGAGCTGCTGCTACAGACGGAGTTGTTGTTGATCCGAAATATTTTGGTCTTTCAGGAGCTGCAAATGCACCATTTAACTTAGGAAGAACAGCTACTCACGAAGTAGGACACTGGATGAACCTACGTCACATTTGGGGAGATGCTACTTGTGGAAGCGATTTAGTTTCAGATACTCCTACTCACAATACAGCAAATTACGGTGTACCTGCATATCCTCACTATAGCACTTGTTCAGGAACTCCTGTTGAAATGACAATGAACTATATGGATTATGTTGATGACAACGCTATGTACATGTTCTCACAAGGACAAAAAAGCAGAATGGCTGCGATATTTGTTACCGGAGGTGCCAGAGCTTCTTTTGGAATCTAA
- a CDS encoding AI-2E family transporter, which translates to MITSKIISNGILRALTTILVVAAILYFLYQIQTVIVYLCISLLLCLIANPLIQFLKNKLKFSNSLAATTALILFILAIVGFILLFVPLIISQANNLSLLDTQNLQQQFLQTERTIETYFNIQHLDLNKVLKESKITSIIDFSYFTGFLNSIIGFMANIGMGLVSVFFITFFFIKDQDAFKVSARKILPDTNEDKILNSITKINHFLTRYFIGLLLQLTVVFILYLIVLMIFGNKNAFVIAFLCAILNVIPYIGPIIGTILAGILTMISMIGSDFQSEILPKTIYVIIGFLLVQAIDNNISQPIISSKSVNSHPLEIFLVTLISGITFGIVGMIIAIPVFTMLKVILKEFFPDNKIVSVLTERI; encoded by the coding sequence ATGATCACATCGAAAATTATTTCAAACGGAATTTTAAGAGCTTTAACTACCATCCTGGTTGTCGCCGCTATTTTGTATTTTCTATACCAAATTCAGACTGTAATTGTCTATTTATGTATTTCGTTGCTATTGTGCTTAATCGCAAATCCATTAATACAATTTTTAAAGAATAAATTAAAGTTCAGCAATTCACTGGCAGCCACTACAGCGCTAATTTTATTCATACTTGCCATCGTTGGCTTCATTTTATTGTTTGTTCCGTTAATCATTTCACAAGCCAATAATTTATCACTATTGGATACCCAAAATCTGCAACAGCAATTTCTACAAACGGAGCGCACTATTGAAACTTATTTTAATATTCAGCATCTTGATTTAAATAAAGTTTTAAAAGAATCTAAAATAACATCGATAATCGATTTCAGCTACTTTACCGGTTTTCTAAATTCAATTATAGGCTTCATGGCGAATATCGGAATGGGGTTGGTTTCGGTATTCTTTATTACGTTTTTCTTTATCAAAGATCAGGACGCCTTTAAGGTTAGTGCCCGAAAAATTCTTCCTGATACGAATGAAGACAAAATCTTAAATTCGATCACTAAAATCAACCATTTCCTGACCCGTTATTTTATAGGTCTGTTGCTGCAATTAACGGTTGTATTTATTTTGTATTTAATCGTTTTAATGATATTTGGAAATAAAAACGCTTTTGTTATCGCCTTTTTATGTGCCATTTTGAATGTTATACCTTATATAGGACCAATTATAGGAACTATACTGGCGGGAATTTTAACCATGATCAGTATGATTGGAAGCGATTTTCAATCTGAGATACTTCCTAAAACCATCTATGTAATCATCGGGTTTTTATTGGTTCAGGCCATTGATAATAACATCAGCCAGCCTATAATCTCATCAAAAAGCGTAAATTCGCACCCGTTAGAAATATTCCTGGTTACTTTAATCAGCGGAATTACTTTTGGAATTGTTGGAATGATCATTGCCATTCCGGTATTTACGATGCTGAAAGTAATTTTAAAGGAATTTTTTCCTGACAACAAAATTGTCTCTGTATTAACCGAAAGAATTTAA